The genome window GTCAACTTCTTGCCAATATAAAGCGAAACTCATTCTCCAGAGAAGAGATTTTTATGATGGCCCAGTTCGTTGAGAATGCGCGGCCAGAGCAGATAGATACTCTCATACAGGGACTTTATGGGATTTATGTCAACTCAGATACCACAACACAGTCCATCCAAAATATTAATAATCTTGCCCCTTACGTGTGGAGTAGAGCCAGCGATGACGTAAAGAAGAGAATTGGTGTTCGTCTTGCAACTAATATTGCGAGTGGAAATAACAGTCAAACCAGAATGGGAAGGTCATTCTTCGAAGTAGTACAGGGTATACAGTATCTACCTGAACCTATTCTTGTTGCTGAGATGAACGAAGCTCTTATAAATTTGCGTAACGCCCACCGAAATATGGACAATTTTTACAACGAGCCCCCTTTTGCCTCTGAGCTTCAGAGGATAGTTGGAACGGCCAAAACTGTCCCAAGATCAATAGAAAAATCATATGTAAACACGATTGTAGAAGCATTCTTGACGAATGGAAATGGTGTTGCTTTTGGGGCCAATCCCATATATATAAGCCTAATACGTAGGTTTGACGAAAGATTATCTATGCTCGCCATGCTATCTTACACGTCTGAGTCTATTGCAAGCAAATTACAATTTGCTCTTTCTAGAGAGAAGTTTAAGGAGCTTCTTAATCTTATTCTGCCGAACTTAACTCGAAGTCCCGCAATAGAATTTGCTAACCACCTTTTATCAGAGAGAGTTCCGCTGGATAAGATTTCTTCAGATTCTGATGTTAGACGAAGACTGGAAAACGTAATCGCGCTCGTTAGCTAGACTACAGGGACGGCATCTACTTTTGAAGCCGTCCCTGTATTTAATCTCAACACTTACAAACAGATTCAAACCTCCGCGTACTCCTCCACCGGCGGGCACGAGCACACGAAGTTCCTGTCGCCGTACACGTTGTCCACCCTGTTCACGGCGGGCCAGTACTTCCAGGCTTTCTGCGCGGGCGTGGGGAAGGCGGCGGTCTCGCGGCTGTAGGCGCGCTCCCACTCCGGGCTCACGAGGTCTTCCTGCGTATGCGGCGCGTGCCTCAGCGGGCTGTCCTCGGCGGTCAGCAAGCCGTCTTCAACCTCCTGAATCTCGCGGCGGATGCCCAGCATGGCACCGATAAAGCGGTCGAGTTCGGCCTTGGGCTCGCTCTCGGTGGGCTCGATCATCAGGGTGCCGGGGACGGGAAAGCTCATGGTGGGGGCGTGGAAGCCGTAGTCCATCAACCGCTTCGCCACGTCCTCCTCGGTGATGCCCGTGGCGCCCTTCAGCGGGCGAAGGTCGAGGATGCACTCGTGCGCCACCCGCCCGTTCATGCCCGTGTACAGGACGGGGTACGCGCCACTCAGCTTCCTGGCGATGTAGTTGGCGTTCAGCAGCGCGACCTGGGTGGCCTTCCTCAGCCCGGCGGGCCCCAGCAGCCGGATGTACAGGTACGAGATGGGCAGGATGCTCGCGCTGCCGTAAGGCGCGGCGCTGACGGCCCCAGTGCGGCTCTCGCCCACGCTGCGGTTCGGCAGGAACGGCGCGAGGTGCGCCTTGACCCCAATGGGCCCCATGCCCGGCCCGCCGCCGCCGTGCGGGATGGCGAAGGTCTTGTGCAGGTTGAGGTGCGACACGTCCGAGCCGATCAGCCCCGGCTTGGCGAGGCCGACCATCGCGTTCATGTTCGCCCCGTCCAGGTACACCTGCCCGCCGTGCGCGTGGATCAGCTCGCAGACCTCCGTGACGTATTCCTCGTAGACGCCGTGCGTGCTGGGGTAGGTGATCATCAGGGCGCCCAGCCGCTCGCTGTGCTGTTCCGCCTTCGCCCGCAGGTCGTCCAGGTCGATGTTGCCGCTCGCGTCGGTCTTCACCACCACAACCTGCATCCCCAGCATGGCGGCGCTGGCGGGGTTGGTGCCGTGCGCGGAGGCGGGGATCAGGCAGACGGTGCGGTGTGCTTCTCCCCGGCTCTCGTGGTACTTGCGGATGGTCAGCAGCCCCGCGTACTCGCCCTGCGCGCCGCTGTTGGGCTGGAGGCTCACGGCGTCGTACCCGGTGATGTCGGCCAGCCACGCCTCCAGCTCGGCGAGCATCTGCGCGTAACCCTGCGTCTGGTCGGCGGGCGCGAAGGGGTGCAGGTTGGCGAACTCGGGCCAGGAGACGGGCTGCATCTCCGCCGAGGCGTTCAGCTTCATCGTGCAGGAGCCCAGCGGGATCATGCCGTGGACGAGGCTGTAATCCTTGTTCTCCAGCCCCTTGAGGTACCGCAGCATGGCCGACTCGCTGTGGTGCGTGTTGAAGACCGGGTGCGTGAGGTAGGACGAGGTGCGCTTGAGGTCCGAGGGGATGCCGTCGCCGCCCTTGTACTGATAATCCGACAAAACTTTAAACTCTTGCCCTGTCTCGCAATTGAATCGAGTCTCAGCGATAACCTCGATCAGGTCCTCTACATCTTCGGGAGTCGTGGTCTCGTCAAGACTGACGCTGATTCGACCATCGTTCCCATAGCGAAGGTTGATGCCCTTAGCTTCGGCCCGTGCTCGGATTGAGTCGGCGTCTACTCCGAAGGTCAATGTGTCGAAGAAGGTGTCATTGAGGGGAACAATGTTCGATTCAACCAAGAAGCGTTCGAGAATCCCCGTCAGCCTATGCACCCGCTCCGCAATCGTCCGAATCCCCTCCGGCCCGTGGTACACGGCATAGGCGGCGGCCATGTTCGCCAACAGCGCCTGCGCCGTGCAGATGTTGGAGGTCGCCTTCTCGCGGCGGATGTGCTGCTCGCGGGTCTGCATCGCCATCCGCAGGGCGGTCTTGCCACGGGCATCCTTGCTGACGCCGATCACGCGGCCCGGCATGGACCGCTGGTACTCGCTGCGGCAGGCCAGGAACGCCGCGTGCGGCCCGCCGAAGCCCATCGGCACCCCGAACCGCTGGGCGCTGCCGACCACGATGTCCGCCCCCTGCTCACCCGGCGGCTTGATGAGCGCGCAGGCCAGCAGGTCGGTCGCCACGATAAAGGCGCCCTGGGCCGCGTGAACCTTCTCGGCGATGGGGGAGAGGTCGCGCAGGTCGCCGTAGGTCCCCGGGTACTGCACGAGCGCCCCGAACGTCCCTTCCGGCAGGTCGCCGCTGGGGTCGCCCACCACGACCTCGTACCCGAAATACTCGGCGCGGGTGCGGATCACGTCGAGGGTCTGGGGGTGAACGTCGTGCGCCACGAAGAAGACGTTGCCCTTGCTCTTGGCCTGTCCCCCCTTGTATTGGCGCTGTGCCAGCGTCATTGCCTCGGCGGCAGCGGTGGCCTCGTCCAGCAAAGAAGCGTTGGAGACGGGCATCCCCGTCAGGTCCATCACGGTCTGCTGGAAGTTGAGCAGCATCTCCAGGCGGCCCTGCGAAATCTCGGCCTGGTAGGGCGTGTAGGCGGTGTACCAGCCGGGGTTTTCGAGGATGTTGCGCCCAATCACGGCGGGCACGTTCGTCCCGTAGTACCCCATGCCGATGTACGAGCGGAAGACCTTGTTCTTGGAGGCGACGGCCTTCAGGTCGGCGAGGGCCTGCGCTTCCGTCACGGGCCCGCCCACCTTCAGCTCACCCGTGAAGCGGATGGACTCGGGCAGCGTCGTCTCGGTCAGTTCGTCCAGGCTGGAGACGCCGAGTTCGGCCAGCATCTCGGCCTGCTCGGCCTCGGTGGGGCCGATGTGGCGGGAGGTGAAGTCGTCGGTCTGGAGGAGGTCGGTCAGGGGGCGCATGGGGGCTCCTTGGGGGCGGTAGGGCTGGTCACACGCCCCCTCACCCCGGCCCTCTCCCGCAATGGGCGAGGGAGAAAAGATGTTTTGCTCCCCTCTCCCCCTGCGGGACTGGCACAGCTCCGAAGGAGAGAGGGGCTGGGGGAGAGGGGGCGACCGCGCAACCGTTCCCGCCCTCTGCCCCCCTTACTGCGCGCTCTGGGCGTATTCTTCGGCGCTCAGCAGGTCGTCGGCGGGTTCGGGGTTCTCGATGCGGAAGAGCCAGCCGTCCGCGTAGGGACCGCTGTTGATGAGTTCGGGGCTGTCCCTCAGGGCGTCGTTGACGGCAGTGATCGTGCCGCTTGCCGGGGCGTAGATGTCGGAGGCGGTCTTCACGCTCTCGACCACCGCGACCGACTCGCCCGCCGTCACGGCGCGGCCCACCTCGGGCAGTTCGACGTACACCACGTCGCCGAGCTGGTCCTGCGCGAAGTCGGAGATGCCGACGGTGCCGTCGGCCCCTAGCCACTCGTGGGTTTTGGCGTACTTCAGTTCGGTGGGCGTCTGCATGGGGGGCATTGTCCTCGATTCGGGGCCGGGATGTGTAGCCGGAGGGTAGATCGTGCGGGGGCGTGAATTCCGTCTCAGGGTCCACGTTCTACGCGCGGCGGTAAAAGGGCAACTCCACCCGCCGCGCCGGGTGAGCTTTGCCCCGCACCTCCACCTCGTAGGCGTCGGCGGTGCTGGCGTCCCCGCGCACCAAGGCCAGAGCGATGGGGTGGCCGAGGGTCGGGCTGCTCGTGCCGCTGGTGACGTGTCCCACGGGCTCGCCGTTCAGGAGGACCGGGTAGCCCTCGCGGACGGGCACCCGTTCCAGGGCGAGGCCGATCAGGCGGACGGGCGGCGCGAGGCTGATGTGCTCGCGGCCCACGTGCGCCTTGTCTTTCACGACCCAGGAGTACGTGCTGGCGAGGGGGTGGATGTCGTCGGCGAACTCGTGGCCGTAGAGGGGAAAGCCCGCCTCCAGCCGCAGGGTGTCGCGGGCACCCAGCCCCGCCGGGGTGAAGCCGACGGCGAGCAGCTTGTCCCAGATCGTCTCCGCCTCGCTGGCGTCGGTGAAGATCTCGAAGCCGTCCTCGCCCGTGTACCCGGTGCGGGCGAGGTGCACGTCGAAGCCGAAGAGTTGGGCCGGGAAGTAGGCGTTCTTCTTCTTCGCGGCGAGGTCCACGCTGATGTGCGGTTGCAGCAGCGCCTCCGCCTGCGGCCCCTGCACGGCGAGGAGGCCCCAGCGGTCGCTCTCGTCGGCGAGCTGCACGTCGTAGCCCGCCGCCTGGCGCTCCAGGTGCGCCCAGTCCTTGCCGATGTTCGACGCATTCACCACCAGCAGGAACTCCTGCTCCCCGACCCGGTAGATGTAGATGTCGTCCACCAGCCCGCCCGTCTCGTTCGGCAACCAGTTGTACTGGGCGCGACCGGGTTTGAGCTTCGTGACGTCATTGGTGGTGACGTGCTGGAGGAACCGTTCGGCATCGGGCCCGGAGACGCGGAACTCGCCCATGTGCGACACGTCGAACACGCCCGCGCGACTTCTCACCGCGTCGTGCTCGGCCTTGACGCCCGCGTACTGCACGGGCATCTCCCACCCGCCAAAAGGGACCATCCGGGCACCCGCGCGCAGGTGGGCGGCGTGCAGGGGCGTCCGCTTCAACGCTGTCTCGGTGGCCTGGGTCACGCCTGAACTGTACTGGAAAAGGAGCCCACCGCGTCCGGTGGGGCTGGACGCCGGGCGAGGTAAGCTGGCCTATGGTCGAGGCTGAAAGTGCGCTCCTGCAAGGCTTTTCGCGGGTGCGAGACGGCGTGCTGAGGCGCCGTGGTTAACTCGCCGTCTTTCCTCCTCGGTCTCCTGGCGCCGCCCGACTTCTCGGCCCGGGTCGAGGAGTTTCGCGCCGGGTTGAAGGTGCGAGAAAGCGCCCCACACGTCACCGTCAAAGCCCGGAGCGGCCTGAGCCCCGACCGGTCCTGGGCAGACTCCGCGCGGGGGGCGGTGGCGGCCCACCCACGCGTCACCCTGAGCATCGAGGGTGCGCGGACGTTTCCGAACCGCAGCGCCGTCTACCTGCGGGTTCACTCGCCGGATGCGGTCGCCCTGCACCTCCGGCTCCTCGACGCCCTGCGCCCGGCCCACCGTTTCGGCTACGAGGGACCGCACATGACGCCCCACCTCACCCTCGTGCTGAGGCGGCGCGGGGTGGACGTGTCCGCCGCGTTGCAGGAGGCTCAGGCGACCTTCGCCGACCTGGACAAGGCGCCCCTCACCTTCACCGCCCGGGAGGTGTGGCTGATGCGCAAGCCCGGACCCGGTGGGCTGTACGTGCCGTTGGAGGCTTGGCCGCTCCTGGATTAACCCTGCGCGTGCAACTCCCTCCATTCGCGGAAGGTCACTGGGAACAGGGGCTCGGCCAGCTCCGCCATCGCCCGCGCGAAGAGACGGGTCTCGTACTGTGCACCCTCGTGGTCCCGCAGTTCGAGGAAATGCAGGAGGGAGCGGACGTTGAAGGTGTAATACGATTCGGTATAGAGCGACACGGGCAAGACTCCGCGCGCCTGCTCCCGTGTTACGCCCAGACGCAGCAAGGCCTGATAGGCGGCGTAAGCATTTCTCCACGCCTCTGCCCAAATCTGCGCTGCCGCTTCCTGATCGAGCGTGCCGTCGTCCTCGACCGACGCCTGACGGTTGCTGGGCGCCTGCTTGCGAAAAGAGGGGGGCGTGAAATTGCGTTCCTGCAATTCTACGTAACGACCGGAAACTTCATTCTTACTGTTGTGAACCACGATGCCGTTGGCAACGAAGTTATGCCAATCACCATCTACTTCCAGGTCGTATGTGGGCTGGATGCCCAGGTAGTCCACTTTCACGACCTTCACGGGGTGAGCCTTAAGTTTCCTCCCTCTTGGTTTTGGGCGTTCACCTGAGATTACAGCGTCCGGATTAAAGCGCTGGGCGAACGCCATCTCGTTTTCCTGAGAGCGGTGGATATCCCGGTGGCAGGCGCCGCAAATCGTCACGAGGTTGTTGAACGTCAGGGCTAGGGAGCGGTCGGCCCACACAGGAACAATGTGATGGGCGTGCAGTTCGAGTTTGCGCTCACCGCAGTTCTGACAGGTAAAGTCAAATTTTTCGTGGACTCGTCTGGACTGCTCCCAGGTCCAGCGGTTGATGTTTGCTCGCTCGCTGCTCACTCCGCCTTTCCAGAAATTACTGCGTTCCCCACTCCGGGCGGCACGGATGGCAGCACGATGTTCCTCCGTGAAAACACGTGGTGCGCGGTAGCCACCTTTGCCCTTGTTCCAGGGTGTGAAACCCTCGGGAAAGCGGGTCTCTTCCGGCAAGAATTGCAAACCGTGGATTTTAAGCCACTTACGCACAGTGTGGTAGCTACAACCCGCCTCGTCGGCGATCTGCTGAACGCCCTTGCCCTGGGCGCGCTGCTCAGCCAACCACCCACGGTCACGGTAGACTTCCAGGCCGTTGACCATGAAAAACGCCTCGCGGCTCATCACAGCCGTCTGTCCATGAATCTCCAATCCCAGGGCCTCGGCCATTGTCTGCCACCCCTGGGATGTGATCACTCGGTGATGAGGCGTCATGGTCAGTGCCTTGCCGTCGGCCAGCGTCACCCGGTAAACGGGCTGCTCTCCCTGATACATCACGTCGGCGATATGACCCGAGGTGAAAAGCCCAGTGTTTTCGTTCAACACCCGCAGACGCATTTTCTGAAGACGTTTCTTGCTGCTCCGGTGGCC of Deinococcus planocerae contains these proteins:
- the gcvP gene encoding aminomethyl-transferring glycine dehydrogenase, whose translation is MRPLTDLLQTDDFTSRHIGPTEAEQAEMLAELGVSSLDELTETTLPESIRFTGELKVGGPVTEAQALADLKAVASKNKVFRSYIGMGYYGTNVPAVIGRNILENPGWYTAYTPYQAEISQGRLEMLLNFQQTVMDLTGMPVSNASLLDEATAAAEAMTLAQRQYKGGQAKSKGNVFFVAHDVHPQTLDVIRTRAEYFGYEVVVGDPSGDLPEGTFGALVQYPGTYGDLRDLSPIAEKVHAAQGAFIVATDLLACALIKPPGEQGADIVVGSAQRFGVPMGFGGPHAAFLACRSEYQRSMPGRVIGVSKDARGKTALRMAMQTREQHIRREKATSNICTAQALLANMAAAYAVYHGPEGIRTIAERVHRLTGILERFLVESNIVPLNDTFFDTLTFGVDADSIRARAEAKGINLRYGNDGRISVSLDETTTPEDVEDLIEVIAETRFNCETGQEFKVLSDYQYKGGDGIPSDLKRTSSYLTHPVFNTHHSESAMLRYLKGLENKDYSLVHGMIPLGSCTMKLNASAEMQPVSWPEFANLHPFAPADQTQGYAQMLAELEAWLADITGYDAVSLQPNSGAQGEYAGLLTIRKYHESRGEAHRTVCLIPASAHGTNPASAAMLGMQVVVVKTDASGNIDLDDLRAKAEQHSERLGALMITYPSTHGVYEEYVTEVCELIHAHGGQVYLDGANMNAMVGLAKPGLIGSDVSHLNLHKTFAIPHGGGGPGMGPIGVKAHLAPFLPNRSVGESRTGAVSAAPYGSASILPISYLYIRLLGPAGLRKATQVALLNANYIARKLSGAYPVLYTGMNGRVAHECILDLRPLKGATGITEEDVAKRLMDYGFHAPTMSFPVPGTLMIEPTESEPKAELDRFIGAMLGIRREIQEVEDGLLTAEDSPLRHAPHTQEDLVSPEWERAYSRETAAFPTPAQKAWKYWPAVNRVDNVYGDRNFVCSCPPVEEYAEV
- the gcvH gene encoding glycine cleavage system protein GcvH — its product is MQTPTELKYAKTHEWLGADGTVGISDFAQDQLGDVVYVELPEVGRAVTAGESVAVVESVKTASDIYAPASGTITAVNDALRDSPELINSGPYADGWLFRIENPEPADDLLSAEEYAQSAQ
- the gcvT gene encoding glycine cleavage system aminomethyltransferase GcvT, with the translated sequence MTQATETALKRTPLHAAHLRAGARMVPFGGWEMPVQYAGVKAEHDAVRSRAGVFDVSHMGEFRVSGPDAERFLQHVTTNDVTKLKPGRAQYNWLPNETGGLVDDIYIYRVGEQEFLLVVNASNIGKDWAHLERQAAGYDVQLADESDRWGLLAVQGPQAEALLQPHISVDLAAKKKNAYFPAQLFGFDVHLARTGYTGEDGFEIFTDASEAETIWDKLLAVGFTPAGLGARDTLRLEAGFPLYGHEFADDIHPLASTYSWVVKDKAHVGREHISLAPPVRLIGLALERVPVREGYPVLLNGEPVGHVTSGTSSPTLGHPIALALVRGDASTADAYEVEVRGKAHPARRVELPFYRRA
- a CDS encoding 2'-5' RNA ligase family protein — its product is MVNSPSFLLGLLAPPDFSARVEEFRAGLKVRESAPHVTVKARSGLSPDRSWADSARGAVAAHPRVTLSIEGARTFPNRSAVYLRVHSPDAVALHLRLLDALRPAHRFGYEGPHMTPHLTLVLRRRGVDVSAALQEAQATFADLDKAPLTFTAREVWLMRKPGPGGLYVPLEAWPLLD
- the thyX gene encoding FAD-dependent thymidylate synthase encodes the protein MTVSTSNPVTLYPLGDGIGSVSLVQVVGDDKMIVNAARVSFGGDNDAPLNSRDEKLIRYLLTHHHGSPFEHNLITFKVVCPIFVDRQMVRHRVGTCLTGDTVVSFVNINGEAQPRLKKTMAELYRMWTEGEAHAMTASPERVTTALRVLKEEGGRYGAMAKAVKESGLSRNTVQRYTRGNVMGHRSSKKRLQKMRLRVLNENTGLFTSGHIADVMYQGEQPVYRVTLADGKALTMTPHHRVITSQGWQTMAEALGLEIHGQTAVMSREAFFMVNGLEVYRDRGWLAEQRAQGKGVQQIADEAGCSYHTVRKWLKIHGLQFLPEETRFPEGFTPWNKGKGGYRAPRVFTEEHRAAIRAARSGERSNFWKGGVSSERANINRWTWEQSRRVHEKFDFTCQNCGERKLELHAHHIVPVWADRSLALTFNNLVTICGACHRDIHRSQENEMAFAQRFNPDAVISGERPKPRGRKLKAHPVKVVKVDYLGIQPTYDLEVDGDWHNFVANGIVVHNSKNEVSGRYVELQERNFTPPSFRKQAPSNRQASVEDDGTLDQEAAAQIWAEAWRNAYAAYQALLRLGVTREQARGVLPVSLYTESYYTFNVRSLLHFLELRDHEGAQYETRLFARAMAELAEPLFPVTFREWRELHAQG